In the Corynebacterium jeikeium genome, GTACGGCGGCAGGTACGGGTCCTTCTCCAGCTCCTCGTCGGAGAACGGAATGTCCTGCTTGTCGCGCAGGATCTTCAGATCCTCCAGCGCGAGCTTCTTCATCTGGTGAGTTGCGTTGCGGCCCTCGAAGTTGTGGCCCAGTCCGTAGCCCTTAATGGTGTGCGCCAGGATGACGGTGGGCTGGTCCTTGGTCTCCATTGCACGCTTGTAGGCGGCGTAGATCTTGCGATAGTCGTGGCCGCCGCGGCGCAGGTGCCAGATCTCCTCGTCGGTCATGTCCTCGACCAGCTTGGCCGTGCGCGGATCCTTGTTGAAGAAGTACTCGCGGACGTAGGCGCCGTCGTTGGCCTTGAAGGTCTGGAAGTCTCCGTCTGGGGTGGTGTTCATAGCCTCGACCAGAGCACCCTCTTCGTCGCGGGCGAAGAGCTGATCCCACTCGCGGCCCCAGACGACCTTGATGACGTTCCAACCGGCGCCGCGGAAGAAGCTCTCCAGCTCCTGGATGATCTTCGTGTTACCGCGCACTGGGCCGTCCAGTCGCTGCAGGTTGCAGTTGATGACGAAGGTCAGGTTATCCAGGTTGTTGATCGCGGCAGTTTGGATCAGGCCGCGGGATTCCGGCTCGTCCATCTCACCATCGCCGAGGAATGCCCAGACGTGCTGCTGGGACGTGTCCTTGATGCCACGGTCGTGCAGGTAGCGGTTGAAGCGGGCCTGGTAGATGGCATCCATGGGGCCCAGACCCATGGAGACGGTCGGAAACTCCCAGAACTCCGGCATGCCATGCGGGTGCGGGTAGGAGGGCAGGCCGTTGCCAGGCTTAGAGGCCTCTTGGCGGAAGGCATCCAGGTCTTCCTCGCTTAGGCGGCCTTCCAAGAAAGCGCGGGCGTACATGCCGGGGGAGGCGTGGCCTTGGAAGAAGATCTGGTCGCCGCCGCCCGGGTGGTCCTTGCCCCGGAAGAAGTGGTTAAGGCCGACCTCGTAGAGCGGGGCCGCGGAGGCGTAGGTGGAGATGTGACCGCCCACCCCGATACCCGGGCGCTGGGCGCGGTGAACCATGATGGCCGCGTTCCAACGGATCCAGCGGCGGTAGCGCTTCTCAATCTCCTCGTCACCCGGGAAGTCGGGTTCCTGGGTGGTGGGGATGGTGTTGACGTAGTCAGTGGAAAGCAGGGGAGGTAGGGGGACGCGCTTGGCGGTGGCGCGCTCCAGTAGGCGCAGCATCAGGTAGCGGCCGCGATCCGGGCCTGCGGATTCCAGCAGCCCGTCGAGGGAATCCATCCACTCCTGGGTTTCCTCCGGGTCGGAATCGGCCAGGTAAGAGGCCACTCCGTCTCGGATCAAAGCAAAATTGCTGGCATCGTATGCGCTGTTGTTTTCTTCTGCCGAAGTGGACATTGGTTCGTCCTCCTAAGATCCGCGGGTTGTGGGGCGCCCTTGTTTTTAGGCCCCTTGTGGCTTCCACAGTACGTCAAAGTCGCGTTAGAAAACCTCCGTTGGAAGCCCGACTATGTTAGGTTCAAAAATGAAGTTTTTTAACCACACCAGCTGCGATAACTGCAGGGACGTGTAGCGGTTGTGATACGGCCACTATGCGCTGGCGGTTAGCCGACGGGCTGGTTTTCTTAGAAAGGTACGAAATAACAGTGGCAATGGCCCCCGGTTCGGCTTCGAGCCCTGCAGGCTCCGCTGGCGGTGCACAAGGCAATGGCGCGAAGGATGCACAGCGCGCGCAGTCGCAGAATGGACACGGTTGGGCGGATCTGCTCAACATCGAATCCGACAGCTTGATCCAGGAGATCGGTTGGGACGAAGACTGCGATAACAGCATCAGCGAAGCCCTGGAAGACGCTATCGGCGATGCCCTGTTGGATATCGACACTGACGAAGTGGTTGATGTCGTACTCCTGTGGTGGCGTGACGAGGACGGCGATCTGGTAGACGGTCTGGTCGATGCGACCCGCAGCCTGGGAGAGGACGGCCGCATCTGGCTGATGACCCCCGCGAAGCTGGATGCCGGACGTGTGGAGCCAGGCGTGATCGCCGAGTCCGCCCAGCTGGCAGGCCTGGTGCAGACCAAGTCGGAGCGCCTGCGCGACTGGCAGGGCGCCTGCCTGGTTTCCTCCGGCACCAAGCGCTAGCCCTGTAGGTGCCGGGCAGCTCAGACATCGCGCTGAAAAAGGCGTGTGATGCTGTCTGTACCGGGCGCCACCTGCGGTTTCGTTATTTCGTGGGTGGGCGTGCTAGAGTCATTATCGCTTCAAACGAAGCACAGTTTCTTTCTTAGAAACAGCTCGCGCCTTTAGCTCAGCTGGAAGAGCAGCTGGTTTACACCCAGCAGGTCGGCGGTTCGAACCCGTCAGGGCGCACCAAAATTTTTACCGCCTCGTGGCCCCTTCGGCCGCGGGGCTATTTTCGTTCTCGGCTCCGCCTATTTGGCCGCCCCGCTGCTCGGGGCAATAATGGAGCACATGGCATCCTCGAAGCGCAGCGGCTGGCGAAACTTCCTCACACCCGGATGGGTCATCACCGCCATCCTGGTCCTCGCCTTCACCTACGCCGCATTCAGCTTCCTAGCCCCCTGGCAGCTGGGGAAGAACAAGGATAAAAACGCCTTCAACCAGCGCCTCGAACAATCCCTGCAAACCGATCCCGCACCAATCACCGATGTGATCCCGGGCGATGGGGGCTCAGTGGGCGTCGAAAAAGAATGGACCAGAGTCGCACTACAGGGCCAGTTCCTGCCGGACAAAGAGGTGCTGCTGCGCAACCGCCCGGTGGAATCGGCTCATTCTTATCAAGCATTGACGCCCTTTCGTCTCGACGGCGGACAGACCGTTTTGGTGCATCGCGGGTGGGTTGCCGTGGAGGGGGATGGGGCCGCGCCTAAGTTGAAGCGGGCGCCGGGAGATCACGTGAAGGTGACCGGGTTTATCCGCATGAGCGAGGCTGTGCCGGATGCGAAGCCGACGGAATCTCAGGGATACACGCAGGTCACGGGCATGTCGACGAAGCAGATTTCCGAGGTGACGGACGAGGAGCTGGCGGCGGATTATGTGCAGCTGGATTCGGAGAGCGTCGACCGCCTGAACGGCATGGCCGGTGGCGATGCTGGCGATGGAGATGCTGAGGCAAATGCCGGTGCTGACGGTGGTGCCGACAGCGGAGATGATGGCGATGATGCTGGTGTCAGCGGTGGTACCGACAGTGGAGAAGACGGCGATGCGCCGGATCTGCAGGCGCTGCCGTTGCCGCACTTGGATGGTGGCACGAACTTGTCCTACGGAATTCAGTGGATTGCGTTCGGCATCCTGGCGCCGGTGGGCTTGGGTTGGTTTGTGTATGCGGAGATGCGCGAGCGTCGGCGTGAGCGCGAGGAGAGCGCCGAAGTCGCCCGCCTGAATGCCCAGATCACCGATGGTGCCGGTGGTGGAGATGCTGGTGTTGACGGCGCTGGTGCTGGGGATGCGGCTGGCAGTGGAGCCGGTGCGGGTGCTGGCGGTGCTGAGGGTGCTGGCGGCGCTGGCGGTGGGGCAGGCGACGTTGCTGCTAAACCCAAGCCGGCCGACTCTAAAAAGTCGGAGCCTAGTGGCGCCGAGAAGCCGAAGTCTCGGAAGCGTTCTGATCTCACCGACCGCTATGGAGGCACCCGCTCCCGTTTCGAGGAGCGCCGCGCGGAAAAGCGCGGCCGGGAGCGCTTCTAGTCCCTACAGGTCGCCGGCCCGGGCCCAGGAATGTTGGGTCGGCCCGCGGAATGTTTGTCTCCCGGACTGAGGAATGTCGTTAGATCGGGAATGTGCGAGGGCTGCCGTCCGCGAATGTCGTTAGATCGGGAATACGTCAACGCCGACGGAGCACCAAGATTTTTCAAAACTCTCTGACCTGCGGGTTTGTGTAGATGAAAATAGTTGGCATCAACGTTTTCTCGTTCTAGCGACATTTGCCCATCTAACGTGGCTGAATATGCCCGCCCCGGAGACATTTGGCCACCTGGAGTGGTTGAGAATGCCCGACCCCGGCGGCAATCGGTGGGGCGGGAAGGGCTAAATGTCGGAAAAGTTGCAGAACGGAAAATCAGCAATCGGTCGGCGCGCAAACAAAATGCTCTGACCTGCAGGTATGTGTTAGTGAAAATTGCCTGCAATGACGTTGTGCAACTTTTCCGACATTTAGGTGCCAGCGGTGGCGTTTTGAGGTCTGCGCGGACGCTGTTCTGCAACTCTGCCGAGCAGTAAGCGGCGGAAAGGCCTCCGGCCCCAGCTATCCCGGCGCCCGCGTCCGCAGGACTATCGCCCCAGCTGCTCCCGCACGTACTCCACGATCCCCGGCACGGCGGCCTCAATCTGCTGTCCGACCTCGGTAAAGTCCGAGCGGTGGCCGTAGTAAGGGTCGGCGACTTCGGCACCGGCGGGGGAGTTGGCGTCAAAGCTACGGAACAAGCGAATGCGCTCCGGGGCAACACCCGCGTTGCGCAACCCGCGCACATGCCCGTCGTCCATGGCCAGGAAAAGGTCGGCGCCCAAATGCTCAGGTCCGAGCTGTGCCGCGCGGTGCGCCGTGCCGTCGTAACCCATTGACGCCAACTCGTCCACCGCCCGACCATCAGCACCGTCGCCGATGTGCCAGCCGCCGAGTCCGCAGGAATTCAGGGTCACGGGCGCGTCGGCGGAAGCGGAGGATCCAGCGGCAGCGTCGGCGCCGTCAGCATCAGCGGCCGGGGAGTGGCTGGTGGCGATGCCGGCTTCCTCGAGGCCGGCGCGCAGAATCACCTCGCCCATCGGGGAGCGGCAGATGTTGCCCGTGCATACGACAGTGATGTGCATTGAGTTCCTTTCAGTTCGTTGAGCAGCCCGGCTAGCCTTCGTTGGCCCAGCGCTGCACCAGCGCGTCCAGCTCCTCCAGTGTGTCCACGCTGTAGGCGGCCTTGGCGTGCTCTTCTGCGGAACCGTAGCCCCAGCCGACCAGCACCGTGGGGATGCCGGACTGCGCGGCACCCTCCACGTCGTGGATGCGGTCGCCGATCAGCAGCATCTTCGTCGGGTCGAGGGCCTGCAGGCCTTCCTCGGCGCTCATATGAGCCAGGAATTCCCGCACCTCGGGAGCCTCTTTTAGCTGCTCGAGCGCGTACTCAATCACGGCAGCCTTTGACCGGCGGGTGCCATCCTCCTGTGCTGCGCCGAGTACCGCGAAGTACTTCAGCATGTCGTGTTCGCGCAGGATCCGCTCCGCCGACACCTCGGACTTCGACGTCGCCGTGGACAGGATAATGCCCTCGCTGGACCACTTCTCCAGCAGCTCGCGCATGCCGGGGAACGGGGTGGCTTCCTTCCAGCGTCCGTTTTCCTGGTCCGAGAGGTACGTGTCGAAGACCTTCTGCAGCAGCTCGCCTTCCAGGCCAATGTCCCGCAGGGTTTCCAACATCGGCGGGCCAGGGATTTCGCGCACACGCTCCTCGGGAGGCACCGGCACCCCGTGTGCCTCCAGGGCGTTTACAAAGCTGGCGCGGATGCCGGGGTAGCTATCCATCAGCGTTCCGTCTACGTCTACAAGCAGAATAGGTAAATCTCGCACTCCTCCAGTGTGTCAGATCTGGCTAGGCTGGGTGGAGCATGCAAGCAGCACATAGCAGTACCCCAGGAGAATCCGTGCCCGAGCCAACTACCAACCCCGCCGCGAACCCAGCGAGCCCCGCATCCGCCGCGAACCAGGACGCGAACCAAACCACCGTCGCCGACGTTGTCGCCGCCCTGGAGGCCGCCTACCCGCCCCACCTCGCGGAATCCTGGGATGCGGTCGGCCTGATTTGCGGCGACCCCGCCGAGCCCGCCGACAAGGTCGCCTTCGCCCTGGACTGCACCGATGCTGTCGTGGATGCCGCCATCGCCCAGGGCGCGCAGATGCTCGTGGTTCACCACCCGCTGCTGCTCCGTGGCGTCACCGGCGTGCCCGCCAACTCCCCGAAGGGCCGCATCGTCCACAAGCTGATCCGCAACGGCATCGCCCTATTCGCCGCGCACACAAACGCCGATTCCGCCCGCCCCGGCGTCAACGACCGCCTGGCCGAGCTCCTCGGCATCACCCCGGGCGCACCTCTGCGGCCGATTCCTTCCGGCACCGACAAGTGGGGCTTCACCGTTCCTGTTAATGACGCCCCCACGGTGAAATCTGCCATCTTCTCCGCAGGCGGTGGCGCGCAGGGCGACTATGAGCAGGCCTGCTTCGAGTTCTCCGTCACCGGCCAGTTCCTGCCCACGGAGGGTGCGAATCCGCATCTCGGCGCTGTCGGGGAGGTAGAGACGGTCGAGGAGGTTCGCATCGAGTTCGTAGCCCCCGCCGCGAAGCGGGAAGCGATCCGCGCGGCTCTCATCAAGGCCCATCCTTATGAGGAGCCGGCCTACGACTGTGTGGAAACCTCCCTGCCCACGCCCGCCGACCAGCAGCTGGGCATCGGCCGCGTCGGCGAGCTGGATACTCCAATGACCCTGCGGGAATTCACCACCCGCGTGGCCGAGCGCCTGCCCGCCACCGAATGGGGCGTGCGCGCAGCCGGAGACCCCGATGCCATGATCCGCACCGTCGCCGTCGCCAGCGGTGCCGGCGACAGCTTCCTCGGCCAGGTCGCAAAAATGGACGTGGACTGCTTCGTTACCTCCGACTTGCGCCACCACCCGGTGGATGAGCACCTGCGCATGGGCGGATGCCCGGTCATCGATACCGCCCACTGGGCCAGCGAGTTTCCGTGGTGTTTCCAGGCGGAAGGCGTCATTAAGAAGGCAACGAAGGCACAGACCACAGTGATCGACGTGCGCACCGACCCGTGGACCGTGCACGAAAAATAGGAGGGCAACTGCGATGCGCTGGACGACCGACGATCAAAAGAACCTGGCAGACTTAGCCCGCGACCAGGAGGAGCTGAGCATCGTGCAGGCGCGGCTGGATTCCCTGCCGGAGCAGGCGAAACTGGAGGAGCTGCAGGCTCAAAAGCGCGAAGATCGCCGCCAGCAGGTGCTGAACAATGTGCAGGTCAGAAGCGACAAAGCGACCCTGATGCGCCTGCGCCAGGATGTGGCGAAACTCAAGGAACGCGAACGGGCGAATATTGCGGGGCTGAACTCGCAGACCGACCCCGAGCGGCGGCGCGACCTGAAACACGACCTGCGCAGTACTCGCGAGCGACTGCAGGACCTGGAGGGTCGGCTGGATCGCTCCGTGAAGGTGCAGTCCATGTTCAGTGGCGCGGACTCCGCCGCCGACGAGGCCGACGACCAGACACATGCGCAGATCGACGAGGACATCGCCGCCGCGCAGACCGAGTTAGACCGCGCGACCAACGCCCTGGAGGCCGATATTTCCGCCATCAAGGCACGGCTGACCCAGCGGCGGACGGCGTTGGAAGACACGAACGCGGAGCTGCTGCAGGCCTACGATCAGCAGCTCTCCGAGCACGGGGTGGGAGCTGCGCCGCTGAAGGGGCGGACGTGTCAGGCGTGCTTCATGGAGCTGGATCCGCTGTCCCTGAAGGAGATCGACAAGTTGGCAGCAGACGGCAGCGGGGAAGTGCCGCGATGCCCTGAATGTAATGTCCTGCTGCTGCGATAGAGTGACCTCAAGACGACAAGACGAGGGCCAAGACGAGGGTGATGAGTGATGCGCTTAGACGTGGAATGCGACGGAGGATCCCGCGGTAACCCGGGCATCGCCGGTTGCGGAAGTTCGGTCCTGGAGGGTGACCAGGAAGTAGCCGCACGCTGGGAGTTCATCGCCAAGGCCACGAACAATGTGGCGGAGTACCAGGGGCTCATCAACGCTCTGGAGTTGGCCATCGAGGTCGCGAAAATGCGTGGGGTCGCGGCCGGGGATCTGGAGATCCAGGTGCGCATGGATTCCAAGCTCGTCGTCGAGCAGATGAGCGGCCGCTGGAAGATCAAGCACCCCGACATGAAGCCCCTGGCCGCGCGGGTGAAGGAACTTGAGGCGACCCTCGCCGCCGTCACCTACAACTGGGTGCCGCGCGCGCAGAACAAACGCGCTGACGAGCTGGCCAATCGCGCCATGGATGATGGGATTGGGGGGCGCTGGTTTGATGACGCCCTCTCGTTCCAACCCGCCGCCGACTCAGCCGAAGCCGACGGGGATGCCGCGCCGGCACCTGCAGGGACTTCGGGCGCGGAGGCCGTGACCGATGCCGCGAGCGCGCCGGAATGGCACCCCGGCGGGAAGCCGACCCGCCTGTGGGTGCTGCGGCACGGGCAGACGGAGATGAGCGTGAAGAAGCAGTTCTCCGGGCTCTCCGACCCGGAGCTGACCTCCCACGGGCATGAGCAGGCTCGACGGGCCGCGGCCTACGTGGCCGGACAGCTGGCAGGCGGCGCGGGTGGCAGCGCTGGCCCGGTGGCGATCTACAGCTCTCCGCTGAAACGCACCCGCCAGACCGCGGAGGCTGTCGCCGAGGCGCTGACTGCGGCGCCCGCGGGCGTCGGCGTTTCCGGCGCCGCCAAGCCCCGCGTCCACGTGACCGAGGCCCTGATCGAAATGAACTTCGGAGACTGGGAAGGCCGCACCTTCGCCGAGGTCATGGATGAATTCCCCCTCGAGCATGACGCCTGCTTCTGGGACAGTGCCGCCGCCCCCAGCGGAGGCGAGAGCCCCGACGACGTGCTCGCGCGCGTGCGCCCCTTCCTCCGCGACGTGGCCCGCAACCACCCCGGCGAGGACGTCGTGCTGGTCAGCCACGTCACGCCCATCAAATCCATCCTGCGCCACGCCCTTTGTGCAAGCGGCGCACTATACCGCACGCTGCACCTGGACCTGGCAGGCTTGAGCGTCATCGAGATCTTCCCGGATGGCTCGAATGGTTCCGGGGGAGAAGTGGGCGTCAAGAATAAGGGCAGCAACAAGGACAGCGCCGTGGTGCGAAGGGTCAACGATACGCACTTCCTCGATGGAGAAACCGTGCGCTAGAGTTAACCCTTGTCGAGACGGCCGGGCGATCGCGGCGCACGGAACCACCCTGTACACGGGGCAGGCCGGGCGCGGAGGAAAGTCCGGACTCCACAGGGCAACGGTGGTTGCTAACAGCAACCCGGGGCGACCCGCGGGAACAGTGCCACAGAAAACAAACCGCCCGCCACGCGCGGGTAAGGGTGAAAAGGTGCGGTAAGAGCGCACCAGCACCCCAGGTGACTGGGGTGGCTAGGTAAACCCCACCGGGAGCAAGGTCAAGGTGCCCGCACGCGCGCCATCCCAGATGGTGCACAAGCGTGCGGCGTAGCTCTAGGGCTGCCCGCCCAACAATGAGCAGGTAGGCCGCTTGAAGCCACCAGCAATGGTGGGCTCAGATGGATGATCGCCTCGTCCCACGCCTACTTCGCGTGCCCACGCGGTGCAGCGGAGTCGGCAGGGGATAGGACAGAATCCGGCTCATAGGCCGTCTCGGCGCAAAAATTTTTCGGGGTTGGGGGCGCTCGGTTGGTTACTCGGCTGGGCGTGGGTTTCCTGCGTGGCCGGGGCACTTGGCTGGGTGCGTGGCCGGGGCGGGGCGGTTGTGCCACTCTTGGAGTCATGAAACTTTTCGCCGCCGAGCTGAACTTCCGCGCCATCGCCGAAGAATTCCAACTGCCGGAACGCTTCCCGGAAGACGTCCACGCCGAGGCGCTGCAGGCCACCGATCAGCACGCCGACCACCGCCGCGACCTGCGGGACATTCCTTTTGTGACCATCGACCCGGCAGGTTCGATGGACCTGGACCAGGCGGTGAACATTCAGGGCGCGCCGGATGGCGACGCCCGGTGGCGCGTGCTGTACGCCATCGCGGACGTGGCGGCCTTCGTGGATCCGGCGGGGCCGCTGATGGCGGAATCCCTGCAGCGCGGCCAGACGATGTACCTGCCGGACGAGCCGACCCGCCTGCACCCAGCAGAACTATCCGAGGGCAGTGCCTCGCTACTGCCGGACCAGACTCGCCCCGCCGTGGTGTGGGATATTCTGCTGCGCGCCGACGGCGAGGTCGTGGATTTCACCGTGTACCGCGCGCTGATCCGCTCCGTGAAGCGCTTCGACTACACCGAGGTGGAGGCGGACATGCACGGCGGCACGCTGCACCCCGCCATCGCGCAGTTGCCGGAGGTTGGCCGTGCGCGCCAGCGCTCTGACCTGCGGCGCAAGGCCGTCAACCTGCGTTTGCCCTCGATCTCCGTGGAGCGCACCCAGGATGACGATGGCGCCGAGCGTTACGTGCTGGGCATCGACGAGCGCCAGGAGATGAACGACTTCAACTCCGAGCTGTCACTACTGGCGGGCATGTGCGCCGGCGAGATGATGGTGCGCGCGGGCGTGGGCATCCTGCGCACCCTGCCGCCCGCTGGGGACAAGGAAATCGCCGCCTTCGACCACTCCGCGCATGCCTTGGGGTTCGATCGCTCCGGCCGCCCGATCGGGGAATTGCTCGCTGATATTGACGCCTCCACGCCGCGTGGCATGGCACTCATGCGCGACGCGCAAAGCCTTCTGCGCGGGGCGGGGTATCAGCAGTTCGGACTGGCTGGCGGGAGTGCTGAGGCTGGCGACTCAGAGCCCAGCATCCACGCCGGCATCGGCGGCCACTACGCGCACGTTACTGCACCCCTGCGCCGACTGGTGGACCGCTTCGCCACGGAAATCTGCCTGGCGATCGCCAGTGAGCAGCCCATCCCGGAGTGGGTGACCGCCAACGTTGACCAGGTTCTCAGCACCATGAAATCCAGCGGCCAGACGGCCAGCGCCGTCGACCGCGCCTGCCTGAATCTCACCGAGGCGGTCGTCCTGCAACCGTGGGTTGGCCAGAACTTCAACGCGACGGTGCTCAATAGCGACGGCGGTGATAAGGCGAAAATCCTGGTCGAGGAGCCGCCCATCTTGACGACTTGTGTGGGCGGCCCAGACGAGGCGTCAACAGTTAAAGTAACCCTGATCGAAGCCGAGCCCGCAGCGCGGAAGGTACGCTTCGCCTGGCCTGCCGATTAGGACGGGGGTTGTCCGGTGCGTGTGGTACACATGACCTTATGAGCGAAAATGATGCGCAGAAGTGGTACTACGACACGAAGACCGGCCAGGTGAGCCAGGGCAAGGACAGCGCGTGGGATAGCCGTATGGGGCCCTACGACTCGCGCGCGGAGGCCGAGGCTGCCATCGCGACCGCGCAGCAGCGCACTAAGGAGGCCGAGGAGTACGACGCGGAAGATGACGACTAAGGGCTCCGGGAGCGCGGGCGGCGGGAGCGGCGCGGACGGTCGCCTAGGCGACGAGACAGAGCGTTCGTGGCTGGCGCGCACCCTGCTGCCGGAGGGGACGGAGCCGGACCCGCGCTTCACACTGGCGAACGAGCGTACCTTCCTGGCGTGGATCCGCACCAGCCTGGCGTTTCTGGCCGGTGGGGTGGCGCTGGAGGCGTTCCGCTCGCCGAATGTGCCCGAGCATCTGTGGAGTGCCGCAGCTGTGTTGGTGCTGGTCGTTGGCATGCTGATCGGCCTGGGGGCGGCGGTGCGGTGGCTGCGCGTGGAGCGTGCGATGCGGACCGGGAAGGCTCTGCCTGTGCCCGCGATCGTGCCCTTCTTGGCGGGCGTGGCCGTGGTGGCTTGCGCGGTGGTGCTGGGGTTTGTGATCTTCGGCGACTTTGGGATGGAGCTGTAAGTGACGCGCTCACAGGCTGCGCGGGAGGCACGTGGGGCAGCGCGGGAGGTGCCCGAGCGGCCGCATTCTGACCAGGGGCTTCAGCCGGAACGCACCAGCTTGTCGTGGCAGCGCACCTTGTTGGCGCTGCTGGTCGTCAGCGCGATGCTGTTCCGATGGATCGGCCGCTACGGTGTGATCGTCCTGCCCGCCGCAGGAGTGTTGGTGCTGCTCGCGGCGCTGATTTTGCTGCCCCAAAGGCGCCGCTACCTGCGCTTCAGTGCCGGCCTGCGCGCCGAACGTCTCACCGCCAACGTCGGATCGGTCGTGGCGGTGACTGCGGCGGTCCTGATCTGCGGCGTGGTCGCCGCCATCTTCGTTATTCTGGACGCCATCTAGCCCCAACCGCCCAGCATTGTTGTACTGTCCTAAGTGGTAATAAAGCACACCGTTTAAGGTGTGCCGCTGTGTGCAGTGAGAATAGAGGGGGAAAGCTGGTGGACGTAGATGTTTTCTATCGGACTTTTGACGTCTCTGATGTTGCCCCGGGGGCTAATGTCTTAGATCTCATCTTTCACGGGTTGATTCTCTTTACTGTTCTGTCCAGCATTATGGCCTGGGCGGCAATCATAATTTTGATTTCCAGATCGATTTGGAGAAAAAAGAACCCCGGCAGACAAACCCGTATGTGGGTAGTTTTCTTTGCTCTGTCCTTTGCGATATACGTGATTTCTGTTCCGTTGTCCTTCAAATTAGTGCTGTTCCCGGGTGGAATATCCTCCAGAATCTACACGCTGGATAAATATGGGAATGGGAGGGCGGTTCCCATGG is a window encoding:
- a CDS encoding RNB domain-containing ribonuclease codes for the protein MKLFAAELNFRAIAEEFQLPERFPEDVHAEALQATDQHADHRRDLRDIPFVTIDPAGSMDLDQAVNIQGAPDGDARWRVLYAIADVAAFVDPAGPLMAESLQRGQTMYLPDEPTRLHPAELSEGSASLLPDQTRPAVVWDILLRADGEVVDFTVYRALIRSVKRFDYTEVEADMHGGTLHPAIAQLPEVGRARQRSDLRRKAVNLRLPSISVERTQDDDGAERYVLGIDERQEMNDFNSELSLLAGMCAGEMMVRAGVGILRTLPPAGDKEIAAFDHSAHALGFDRSGRPIGELLADIDASTPRGMALMRDAQSLLRGAGYQQFGLAGGSAEAGDSEPSIHAGIGGHYAHVTAPLRRLVDRFATEICLAIASEQPIPEWVTANVDQVLSTMKSSGQTASAVDRACLNLTEAVVLQPWVGQNFNATVLNSDGGDKAKILVEEPPILTTCVGGPDEASTVKVTLIEAEPAARKVRFAWPAD
- a CDS encoding SPOR domain-containing protein, whose product is MSENDAQKWYYDTKTGQVSQGKDSAWDSRMGPYDSRAEAEAAIATAQQRTKEAEEYDAEDDD
- a CDS encoding YidH family protein, yielding MTTKGSGSAGGGSGADGRLGDETERSWLARTLLPEGTEPDPRFTLANERTFLAWIRTSLAFLAGGVALEAFRSPNVPEHLWSAAAVLVLVVGMLIGLGAAVRWLRVERAMRTGKALPVPAIVPFLAGVAVVACAVVLGFVIFGDFGMEL
- a CDS encoding DUF202 domain-containing protein, with the translated sequence MTRSQAAREARGAAREVPERPHSDQGLQPERTSLSWQRTLLALLVVSAMLFRWIGRYGVIVLPAAGVLVLLAALILLPQRRRYLRFSAGLRAERLTANVGSVVAVTAAVLICGVVAAIFVILDAI